From the genome of Solibacillus sp. FSL H8-0538:
GTAAAAAATTGGATTGCTAAAACAAATCCAGTTAAACTATTTTTCAATCTTATTTCACCTTACTTCCATTGTTGTACGAGTTGAAACTGTACTTCATACGCCTCATCACTATTATAAACAATCCACTGGTGCAATTGCCCTAAAGTTTGGCGATATAAATTGACTTCCTCGTACCCTGAAGGCGGTTCGTCTAACACCTCATTTGAAACGATAACGACATTTACTCCATTTGTCTTCCAAGTAGTAAGTTGCTCCTTAAAGCCGTTTATATACGCTGCGATAGCGCGATGACGGTCAGATGCTTGCTCTGTATAGTAAAGTATGTTGGATAACCAAGTCGTTACGCATTCGAAAAGCACGATTTCTTTACGTGCGTATGTCTCTACAACTTTTGGAAACTCCGTCTGCATTTCGATTGTTTGCCACTTGAGCGGTCCTTGATTACGATCTTGTTGATGGCGTTCAATCCGTTTTTGCATTTCCTGATCAAATGCTACACCGGTAGCAATATAAATACACTCTTTTCGGTACCCTAACTGTTCAACGAGGCGTTCGGCAAAGGCACTTTTTCCGCTTCGTACCCCTCCAGTAATAAAGGTTAGCTTTCCCATTTCACGTCACCACCTTTAATGACTAAAAGAGCAAACTCATGGCCCGAGCTTGCTCTTTTCGTGTTATTTAAATAAATCTGGATATACCGTTTGTGCAACAAGTTCTACTGCTTCACCAATACGTGTTGCAGGACGGGATAACACATCACCATCTACTAAGTAAACTTCTTTATTAGTTACTGCTTGAATTGTATCCCAACCTGCACGTGATAAAATTTCACCTACAGCGTCGTCTAAATACGTAGCGGGTGTTAGAATTGTTTCTGGGCTACGTGTTATTACGTCTTCTTCCGTAACACTTAACCAACCTGTTTGATCAACAAATACGTTGTCTACACCAGCCGCTGTTAAAATCTCGTGCTGGAATGTTTCGCTACCTGCTGTCCAAATGTCTGGAGCTGGAGATACTTCATAATATACTTTTTTCTTTGTTTCTAATGTATTTGTTTTTTCCTGAACAGCTGCAATTTGTGCTTGAACATCTGCAATGACTTTTTCGCCTGTTTCTTCAACGCCCATTACTTCAGATAATTGCACAACATCTGAATAAACATCCTCAAATGAAGCTGCAGATTGAATCATAAATACTTTTAAGCCCGCATCTTCAAGCTGGGTAATTTGAGCCTCATCAGCATTCGAATAAGCGATTACTACGTCTGGATTTAATTCTACAACACGTTCAGCATCAATTGTTACAGATGTAGACACACGCTCGATTTCTAATGCTTCAGCTGGGTAAGTATCGTATTCTGTAGCACCAATGATTTTATCCCCTACACCTAGTGAGAATAAAATTTCTGTACTACTAGGTTGTAGCGAGACAATTGTTTCTGGTACTTCGTCAAATGTTACTTCCACACCACGATCATCTACTACTTTATAAGGACCTGCTTCTTCAACCACATCTTCCGTTTTTCCTTCTTTAGGAGATAGTTCTAACGTTTCTTTATCGTCTGAGCATGCTACTAAAAGTAGTGTTGCTGCAAGTGGCGCTAACCATTTCAGTTTAAATTTCATTATTGTTCCTCTTTTCGTTTTTTCGTTGGGTACGATTTACTTTCAAATGGAATTTCTGCGTGATCATGCTGCTTGTTCATGTACACTGCCATAACAAAAAATACATTTGCTAGTAAGCCTAAGTAATCAAATAAAATTTCAGGTACTTCACGTTCCAAGCTTACTTTATGTAAGGCGCGGTAAGATTTCTTCGCTTCGCTTCGACAAATATGAAGACGAGCCGCGCTTTCAACTCCTTGTGGTAATAAGAACTGCTGAATCGTGCCTTCCACATGGCTAACATAAAAATCATAACGTGCGCTTAACCAGCTTAAGTCCTCCTCTGTTACAGCTAGCTTACCGCGTACGGACCCATTAACATCATAGGCCATTGGATGAATGATACGTAAATCGTCCAGTACAACTTGAGCTGTTTCATCATCAAGAAGCGTTGGTAATACGGCCCCAATACGTGTTGTTAGTGAATCTGTGCGAATTTCAAAATCTACTAAGCTAATTTTTTCACGCATAAACGGATAGCAAGAGTATCGGATGTCTTTCTTCATAAATAGCGCTCCTCCTAATGAATTCCATGAATAATAAAAGCCTTCGGAAAATTACAAAGATACTTCTCATCCAAAAGTAAAGCGGGATGATTCTTTTATTAGGTGGCCATGAAAATGGGGCTTTCTTAACCACAAAAAAAGCCACCCAAGAATGGATGGCATACTAAATAGATTGTCAAAAAAACTCTACTAAATCGCCGTACATTCTCTTTAATTCCGAAGAGCGTTGTTACGTTCAGAAAAAGATTGGTCTCCTGGCTTGCGCTTCACTTTACTTATGAACGCCTTCCCATCCATTTGATAGTGGCAATATGTTCATGTTCATCAGCGCTTACAGTTACGGACATAGCTTCGGATTTTCACCGAATTCCCATTTATGCATAATGCATCTTTCCCCTGCAAACTTATTCACTTGAATAACAATGTATCATAGTATTTTGTGAATTTATAGATAAATCCTAAAAAATTTAAAATTCAGCTTTATTTTATACTATTTATTACATGAAAGCTATAATACCATATTCATAATTAGATACAATTCGGGCACTTACCATAAATTTCGAATTTATGTGCCTCAACTTCGTAGCCAGGTAATTTCTCGCCTAGCATTTCCATGGGACAAATGGATAATTCTTTGACATTCCCACAATCACTGCAAATAAAGTGATGATGATGGTGATCTGATTCACAATGCATGCGGAAATTACGCTCACCATTTAATTCTGTTTCTTCTAAAATCCCCAAATCAACAAATGTGGAAAGGTTACGGTAAATTGTGTCAAAGCTCATACCAGGAAAGTCTTTTTTCAATACTGTTAGTAAGTCACGTGCAGTCAAATATTTTTCAGTATTCGAAAACATGTCTAAAATGAGCTCTCGTTTATCTGTTTTTTTATAGCCGTTATCCTTTAATATTTCCCACGCGCGCGTTGAATTCACAGTACTTGTTCCCCTTCCTTTTTCGCTGATAATTTAAGCAACACTTGTTTCGCTACAATAACAATTAATAATATGAGAATTGACGTGACAACGATTGTTCCGCCTGGTGCTAAATTTAAATAAAACGCACTAACTAAGCCAACCAATACTGATAGCTCTCCGAATAAAATGGCATAAATAATCGCTTCTTTAAAACCATTCGCAATGCGCATTGCAGCCGCTACTGGTAATGTCATTAAACTAGACACAAGTAAAATTCCTACAATCCGCATACTTGCTGCAATCACAAGTGCAACAACAACCATAAATAATAAATGGATCCATTTTGCTGGAAGTCCGCTCGCCTTCGCATATTCTTCATCAAATGATAGCACAAATAATTCCTTAAAGAAGAAGAATAAAAATATGATTACGACAACAGCAATGGCAACAACGACCCATAAATCTTGGCGTGACACAGCTGACACCGAACCAAATAGATAACTCATTAGATCTGTACTAAAACCACTCGCAAGCGAAATAAAAATCGCACTAAGGCCAATTCCGCCCGACATAATAATTGGAATCGCAAGCTCCTCATAATGCTTATAAAGACGGCGCAAGCGTTCAATTAAAATGGAGCCACTCACAGATGCAATAATTCCTAAATATATCGGATTTAGTAGCGCAAGTGCTGTTACGGACTGACTTAAATACAGACTCCCGGCAATTCCAGCAAGTGTCACATGTGATAGTGCATCCGCAATAAGCGACAGTCTTCGTACAACGATAAATACACCTAACAGCGGTGCGATCACTCCAATAATAAGCCCTGAGAAAAAGGCGTTTTGTAAAAATTCATAGTTTAGTATTGCTTCAATCATGTTTGCCTTCTCCTCTTTAGTGAATCTTTCTTACGGCGTGACCATACCAAGCATCTAACTCATTTTGCGAAATCGAGTCAAAGTCATTTTTATAGCCGTGGAAATGAATCGTTTGATTTAAACAAGCAACATGGCTAATGCGATTTGATACCGTGTCTACATCATGTGTTACTATAATCATCGTCATATTATGTTCCGCATTTAAATGCGCTAGCATATCATAAAACGCCTGCACATTTTCATGGTCAATCCCAACAGTCGGCTCATCTAATATGAGCAGCTTTGGTTCTGCCACAAGCGCACGTGCAATAAACACACGCTGTTGCTGACCACCTGATAGCTGACCAATATTGCGCTTCGCAAATTGCGCCATGCCCACAGATTGCAAGGCTATATGCACTCGTTCATTGGCGTCTTTTGGCATAAGTTTAAATAGCCCGACTTTTTTCGTGAGGCCGCTTTTCACAACTTCCTCCACAGTTGCTGGGAAGCCGGAGTTAAAAGCATTCGATTTTTGCGACACATAGCCAATCAATTCACGGTTTTTAAACATATTCGCATTTTCTTCAAAAAGGTGAATTTCACCTGACATCGGCTTTAATAACCCTAAAATTAATTTTAGTAATGTGGATTTGCCCGAACCATTCGGGCCAAGTAAAGCAAGAAAGTCTCCCTCTTCCACACGGAATGAGATATTTTTCAACACTTGCGTATAGTCATATTGAAACGACACATTTTTCAGTTCAATTAAAGTTTTTTTCATTCGTTTCTCTTCTTTCCAATTCAAAATCATTACGATTTACAATTTGTTAGTATAGTTTACTTTAAATGCTTTGTAAAGGAAATCAACTTGAAAGGATGCGAATTTGAATAAATTAGAATGGTTAGAAAATTTACAGACGATGTCAGATGAGGAATTACAAAAATTTGCCCAGGGAGAAGGACTTAGTTTTTCGCTAAAGGAAATCAAGAAACTGCGAAAATTATTTCAGAATGCCTCCGTTACTTGGCTATTTACTGGCATACCAGAAGACGTATTTGTTCGTGCAAACGGAATTATCGGTGAAGACCGCCTTAAACGATTACAACGACTACTTCTATAATAGATTATATCACTTAAAAAAAGAAAAGCGCCGGAGCAATATGCCGGCGCTTCTACTATAAAACAGTAAACTCTAGGCATGAATTTGCTGTTTTCTCATTAATAATTCGTAATAATCGATTCGACGACGCGGTCCATTGACTTAATAATTGTTGGATTTTTATTATCTGCCATTATCGAGAATGCAAAGGTGCGACCGCTTTTCGCTGTTACATAACCTGCTAATGTATAAACATTCGTAATCGAGCCCGTTTTTGCCACAACTCGCCCCCGTAATGCCGTCGCTGTAAAACGATTGCGTAAGCTGCCTCCAACTAAACGATCCTTTATTCCACCAACTGGAAGCCCTTTAGAAAATACCGGATAAATTTCTTCGTTTCGCATATTTACTAATAATAATGTTTGATTATTCGCTGATACCCGATTTTGGTGAGACATTCCAGAACCATCCTCTATCGACCACTTGTTCATTGCTAGGCCGATTGATGTACCATAATCACTCACTACCTTTAATCCTGTCGCTGTATCGCCAACACCATATACTTCGCGCCCCATTGCCTTCACTAAAATATCTGCAATGCTGTTATTGCTTAATTTAATAAATGTTGGATAAAGCGCTTTTAATGTTAACGAGTTTTTCGTATAAATTTTATTTGCTTGTTTCGGTACTTCTTTCTGACTCACAGTAGAATTGGAACGGAATTTCAATCCAGCTCCTTCTAAAATAAACTTGGCTGAATGTAATGTATTGATCGTCGGGTTTTGGAAGGTTACCCATTCCTTTGTTGAACTTCCTAAAGGTAAATTACCTGAAATGACGATTTCATTTGAGTTGTACTTACGTTTAATTGAGATCGTGTTTTTTAATCCTTTAGCTACGGTTTTCGCTTGATTAATGACTTTCATCCCGCTTAAATTTGGAATTGCTTCGTAGCTTACTGTTTTCCCTACTTTTGTTGACATGGCCGTAATAATAAGTGTACTTGCGTCATAATCACTATTCGGTGACATCGTTAAAGCCGAAGTCCGTGCCGCAAAGTAATACGTTTCTTCTTTTGCTACAATACCCGGTGTTAATGTCGAACCCGAGAATGCACTATCATCCCCGTATATATGGCCGTTAATTGTGCGAATCCCTTCATGTTTTAACACTTTAGAAAACTGTAGAAAATCATCCTTTTGAAGCGTCGGGTCTCCACTCCCTTTTATGTATATATCACCATTTAAAACCGTATCCTCAACTGTTCCATCAATGTAAAATTCCGTTTTAAAACGGTATTCTTCCCCTAGTTTTGCTAGTGCCGCACTACCTGTTAATAATTTTAATGTGGAAGCTGGTTTCATCGCAGTATTACCGCCTTGCTCATATAATACTTTGCCTGTTTGTAAAGAACGTAATGAAACCGTCACACTAGAAGACCCTAGATTTTTTGTAACCGCCTTATCCATAATGCTTGAGGCTACCGCTTCTATTGGCATAATCATCGTTGAAAATGCTAGCATAAACATTAGGAATAGCATAATTATTTTCTTCCCCAATAAAATCCCTCTTTTCTCTGTTTATTATTATTATGAAATAAACTATTGCAATATTAAATAAATTATAATCAAAAAAAGTACCAAGAGTCCATCTCTCGGTACTTTTTTACGATTAGTCGCGCATAGCATCGATTAACTCTGGCTTAAATTCACCTGAGCGCAGCATGTCGATTTCATATTTATAAGGTGCCTTTTTGTTTTTCGCATCTGGACCAACAAAAGGTGTTTCCAATATTTTGGGAACGTGCATTAACTGTTCATGATGCACAATATATTTTAGTGCATCAAAGCCAATTTCACCAAAGCCGATGTTTTCGTGTCGGTCTTTACCAGCACCGCGCACATTTTTAGAGTCATTAATATGCAATACTTTAATGCGGTCAATGCCGACAATTTTGTCGAACTCGTTTAATACACCATCAAAGTCATTTACAATATCATAGCCTGCATCATGCGTATGGCATGTGTCAAAACAAACAGATAGGCGTTCGTTATTTGTGACACCGTCAATAATTCGAGCGATTTCATCAAAGCTTCGGCCAATTTCTGTTCCTTTGCCAGCCATTGTTTCAAGAGCGATTTGCACTGAAAGTTCCAGAGACAATACTTCGTTTAAGCCTTCGACGATTTTAGCGATTCCAACATCTGCCCCTGCGCCAACATGGGCACCTGGATGTAGGACGATTTGTGTCGCTTCAAGTGCAGCCGTACGTTTGATTTCCTCTTGAAGGAAATCAACGCCTAGCCGGAACGTCTCTGGTTTGGTTGTATTGCCGAGATTAATAATATAGGGAGCATGGACAACAATATTGCTCATGCCGTTTTCTTGCATATGCAGAAGACCTTTCATTATGTTTAGCTCTGCAATTGATTTACGGCGCGTATTTTGCGGTGCACCTGTGTAAATCATAAATGTGTTGGCACCGTAAGAAAGTGCTTCTTCGCTTGCACCAAGAAGCATATGCTTACCGCTCATCGACACGTGAGAACCTAGCAACATAAAAGAATCCCCCTAGTCATTATTACGGCGTGCTTTAATACGACGCTCGCGTTTTTTGACTTTTTCCATTTCCCATTTCATATTACGCTTGTAGCCTGGTTTAACTTTCTTCGGCTTACGTACTAATGCTTTGGCTTTGACATCAATTTCATTTTCTTGTTTCACACGATTTTTACGTTGGTGACGGTCTTTAAGATCTGTCCATTCACCATTTTTCACGTCTTTTTGAGCAAATGGAATACCCATTTTTTCAATACGCGCAATTGCATCCTCGTCCTCTGGTTGGAAAAGCGTAATCGCTGTTCCTTTTGTACCTGCACGCGCTGTACGACCTACACGGTGGATGAAGAATTCTAGATCCTCTGGAAGTTCGTAGTTAATTACATGTGAAATTCCTTGAATATCAATACCACGCGCAGCAAGATCAGTTGCTACGATGTATTGAAATTCAAGATCACGAACTTGCTTCATCATTTTTTTACGGTCACGTGGACTTAAATCTCCGTGAATTTGACCAACGCGAATACCTTGCTCCGCTAGGAAGTTAGCTACTGATTCCGCATTTTTACGTGTATTACAGAAGATCACCGCTAAGAATGGATTAATCCCTTTCATTACTTCCAGTAAACGTGTATTACGTGCTTTTGAACGAATCGGCACTAGAACAAAGTCAATGCCTTCTGCTACTGGCTTTTTGTCGTTCATATGGATGTGCACAGGTGCGTCCATATATTTTTTTAGAAATGGTTTTAAGTTCTCAGGAATTGTAGCTGAGAACACGTACATTTCTAGGTTTTCTGGCATATGTGAAGCAAAGCCATCAATTTCCTCAATGAAGCCCATATCAAATGCTAAATCTGCCTCATCGACAACTAAAATAGGTGCCGTGTGTACAAGTAATGCATTTTCTTTTACTAGGTCACGAATACGTCCTGGTGTTCCTACCACGATCTGTGGCTGAGTTTTTAATTTATCGATTTGACGTTGTTTGTCTGTTCCACCAATAAATAATTTTGACTGAATGTCCGTTCCTTCAGTTAATTGGTTTAGCGCATCAAAAATTTGTTGCGCTAGCTCACGAGTTGGAGATGTGATCACCGCTTGAACTTCTTGTTTTTCTTCATTAATACGTTGCACGATTGGCAATAAGAAACTATGTGTTTTCCCTGTACCAGTATGCGCTTGTCCGATTGCACTCTTCCCTTTTAATACGAGTGGAATCATTTCTTTTTGAATGGGTGTCGGTTCTGTAAATCCAAGTTTTGCAATGGCGTCCTGCAAAAATGGCTTTAAATTATAATCAGTATATTTCGACATTTTTCGTACCTCCTTACATCTATCCTAGTGTACCATAATTCGTACATTTAGTAGACCATTTGCATATGATAGCTTTAATCCCCCCTAGCGTCAAATAGTAATTGTTATAAAGAAAGGAGAATATGATGCGACCTCCGTATTTTTATCCACCAACGTATACGATGAATGCGTTCCAAATGCCCTATGCGGGTTTTTCGCCTTTTGCGATGAGACCTCCTATTCCAATGCAAGCGCCTTTTCCTATGCAACCGCAAATTCCAGTGCAACCGCAAATCCCATTGCAAGCGGCTACTGGTGCGATGCCAAGAATCGACAGCTTTCTAGCCAATGCCAATTCACTATTTAATAATGCGCAAAAATTTACGCCATATTTTCAACAGGCAGCCCCAATGTTTAAAAATTTGCCTGCCTTATGGAAAATTTACAAAGGCTTTAAAGATACACCAGCAGATTCAGATTTTGAATTAGAATCAACCGCGCCGCAAGCAACAGGACCTGCACAACCACAGCCACAGAGCCAAGTCCCATTAACACCTCGTCCATCTGTACCAAGAATTTACCAGCCGCCTTTTGATTTTTAAAAATAATAAAAATACAGCATGAACTTTTGTATTAAACGTGTCCCTCCGTTATAATAAATATACGGAAGCACGAAAGGAGTTCATACAGTTGAAAGTACTTAAAATCAATCCACGTGGCTATTGTTATGGTGTTGTTGACGCTATGGTCATCGCACGCAATGCAGCAATGGATAAAACATTACCTCGACCAATCTACATACTAGGTATGATTGTGCACAATAAACATGTAACAGATGCATTTGAACAAGAAGGCATCATTACTCTTGACGGAGAAAATCGTAAAGATATTATCGAACAAGTGGAACAAGGAACGGTTATTTTTACAGCGCACGGCGTATCACCTGAAATTCGTGAAATTGCTAAGCGTAAAGGACTTGTATCAATTGATGCTACATGTCCTGATGTAACAGTTACACATGATTTAATTAGGGAAAAAACGGCAGAAGGCT
Proteins encoded in this window:
- a CDS encoding ABC transporter substrate-binding protein — its product is MKFKLKWLAPLAATLLLVACSDDKETLELSPKEGKTEDVVEEAGPYKVVDDRGVEVTFDEVPETIVSLQPSSTEILFSLGVGDKIIGATEYDTYPAEALEIERVSTSVTIDAERVVELNPDVVIAYSNADEAQITQLEDAGLKVFMIQSAASFEDVYSDVVQLSEVMGVEETGEKVIADVQAQIAAVQEKTNTLETKKKVYYEVSPAPDIWTAGSETFQHEILTAAGVDNVFVDQTGWLSVTEEDVITRSPETILTPATYLDDAVGEILSRAGWDTIQAVTNKEVYLVDGDVLSRPATRIGEAVELVAQTVYPDLFK
- a CDS encoding deoxyribonuclease IV, with translation MLLGSHVSMSGKHMLLGASEEALSYGANTFMIYTGAPQNTRRKSIAELNIMKGLLHMQENGMSNIVVHAPYIINLGNTTKPETFRLGVDFLQEEIKRTAALEATQIVLHPGAHVGAGADVGIAKIVEGLNEVLSLELSVQIALETMAGKGTEIGRSFDEIARIIDGVTNNERLSVCFDTCHTHDAGYDIVNDFDGVLNEFDKIVGIDRIKVLHINDSKNVRGAGKDRHENIGFGEIGFDALKYIVHHEQLMHVPKILETPFVGPDAKNKKAPYKYEIDMLRSGEFKPELIDAMRD
- the vrrA gene encoding VrrA/YqfQ family protein; protein product: MRPPYFYPPTYTMNAFQMPYAGFSPFAMRPPIPMQAPFPMQPQIPVQPQIPLQAATGAMPRIDSFLANANSLFNNAQKFTPYFQQAAPMFKNLPALWKIYKGFKDTPADSDFELESTAPQATGPAQPQPQSQVPLTPRPSVPRIYQPPFDF
- a CDS encoding metal ABC transporter permease, encoding MIEAILNYEFLQNAFFSGLIIGVIAPLLGVFIVVRRLSLIADALSHVTLAGIAGSLYLSQSVTALALLNPIYLGIIASVSGSILIERLRRLYKHYEELAIPIIMSGGIGLSAIFISLASGFSTDLMSYLFGSVSAVSRQDLWVVVAIAVVVIIFLFFFFKELFVLSFDEEYAKASGLPAKWIHLLFMVVVALVIAASMRIVGILLVSSLMTLPVAAAMRIANGFKEAIIYAILFGELSVLVGLVSAFYLNLAPGGTIVVTSILILLIVIVAKQVLLKLSAKKEGEQVL
- the dacB gene encoding D-alanyl-D-alanine carboxypeptidase/D-alanyl-D-alanine endopeptidase, which translates into the protein MGKKIIMLFLMFMLAFSTMIMPIEAVASSIMDKAVTKNLGSSSVTVSLRSLQTGKVLYEQGGNTAMKPASTLKLLTGSAALAKLGEEYRFKTEFYIDGTVEDTVLNGDIYIKGSGDPTLQKDDFLQFSKVLKHEGIRTINGHIYGDDSAFSGSTLTPGIVAKEETYYFAARTSALTMSPNSDYDASTLIITAMSTKVGKTVSYEAIPNLSGMKVINQAKTVAKGLKNTISIKRKYNSNEIVISGNLPLGSSTKEWVTFQNPTINTLHSAKFILEGAGLKFRSNSTVSQKEVPKQANKIYTKNSLTLKALYPTFIKLSNNSIADILVKAMGREVYGVGDTATGLKVVSDYGTSIGLAMNKWSIEDGSGMSHQNRVSANNQTLLLVNMRNEEIYPVFSKGLPVGGIKDRLVGGSLRNRFTATALRGRVVAKTGSITNVYTLAGYVTAKSGRTFAFSIMADNKNPTIIKSMDRVVESIITNY
- a CDS encoding bifunctional adenosylcobinamide kinase/adenosylcobinamide-phosphate guanylyltransferase, with the translated sequence MGKLTFITGGVRSGKSAFAERLVEQLGYRKECIYIATGVAFDQEMQKRIERHQQDRNQGPLKWQTIEMQTEFPKVVETYARKEIVLFECVTTWLSNILYYTEQASDRHRAIAAYINGFKEQLTTWKTNGVNVVIVSNEVLDEPPSGYEEVNLYRQTLGQLHQWIVYNSDEAYEVQFQLVQQWK
- a CDS encoding metal ABC transporter ATP-binding protein; this encodes MKKTLIELKNVSFQYDYTQVLKNISFRVEEGDFLALLGPNGSGKSTLLKLILGLLKPMSGEIHLFEENANMFKNRELIGYVSQKSNAFNSGFPATVEEVVKSGLTKKVGLFKLMPKDANERVHIALQSVGMAQFAKRNIGQLSGGQQQRVFIARALVAEPKLLILDEPTVGIDHENVQAFYDMLAHLNAEHNMTMIIVTHDVDTVSNRISHVACLNQTIHFHGYKNDFDSISQNELDAWYGHAVRKIH
- a CDS encoding DEAD/DEAH box helicase, which translates into the protein MSKYTDYNLKPFLQDAIAKLGFTEPTPIQKEMIPLVLKGKSAIGQAHTGTGKTHSFLLPIVQRINEEKQEVQAVITSPTRELAQQIFDALNQLTEGTDIQSKLFIGGTDKQRQIDKLKTQPQIVVGTPGRIRDLVKENALLVHTAPILVVDEADLAFDMGFIEEIDGFASHMPENLEMYVFSATIPENLKPFLKKYMDAPVHIHMNDKKPVAEGIDFVLVPIRSKARNTRLLEVMKGINPFLAVIFCNTRKNAESVANFLAEQGIRVGQIHGDLSPRDRKKMMKQVRDLEFQYIVATDLAARGIDIQGISHVINYELPEDLEFFIHRVGRTARAGTKGTAITLFQPEDEDAIARIEKMGIPFAQKDVKNGEWTDLKDRHQRKNRVKQENEIDVKAKALVRKPKKVKPGYKRNMKWEMEKVKKRERRIKARRNND
- a CDS encoding Fur family transcriptional regulator, which encodes MNSTRAWEILKDNGYKKTDKRELILDMFSNTEKYLTARDLLTVLKKDFPGMSFDTIYRNLSTFVDLGILEETELNGERNFRMHCESDHHHHHFICSDCGNVKELSICPMEMLGEKLPGYEVEAHKFEIYGKCPNCI